Genomic window (Egicoccus halophilus):
GGGGCCCGCCTACTCGGAGTTCCTCGCCGACCAGGCACTGTGCGAGCTCTACACGGCCGAGGCCGAGGCGATCGGCCGGCAGTTCCCCTCCCCCGAGCAGGAGGACACGGCACTGGCGGGATCGACCGACATGGCCAACGTGTCGCTCGCGATGCCGTCCATCCACCCGATGCTCGGCATCGACGCGCGGGGCGCGGTCAACCACCAGCCGGAGTTCACCGCGGCGTGCGTGACCCCCACGGCGGACCGGGCCGTTCGCGACGGGGCGCTCGCGATGGCCCGCACGGTGGTCGCCGCCACCGAGGACGACGCCGTGCGCGACCGGCTGCTCGCCCGTGCGTACGAGGCGCCGCGTAGGTCCTGAGGTCGCCGGACGCCGCGTCGGTCCGTGGTGTGCGTGGCGTCAGGCGCTGACGCGCCGGCCGGTGACGTCCCAGACGTGACCGCGCACGTCGTCGAGCGGGGTCCCGAGGAAGCGTTGGCCGAGTTCGGCGAACCGCGACGGGCTGCCGGAGGTGACGAACGTGCGCCGACCGTCGCGGCGCCGCTGGGACAGCCAACCCGTGCGCTGCAGGAGGTCGCGGACCTCGAAGGCCGTCTCGTCGGCGCTCGACACCAACGTCACGTGACGACCGACGACCCGGCCGATCGCCCGCGCCAGCAGCGGGTAGTGGGTGCAGCCGAGCACGAGCGTGTCGGTGCGGGCCCGCAGCAGCGGCGCGAGCCGGTCGTGCACGACCCGGACGGCCTCGGGCGTGTCGGTGCGACCCTCCTCGACCAGCTCGACGAACCCGGGACACGCGAGCACCTCGAGATCGAGCGCGAGGTCGAGCCCGGCGGCCGTGCGCTCGTAGATGCCGCTGGCGGCGGTCATCCGGGTACCGATGACCACGGTCCTGCGGCTG
Coding sequences:
- the murI gene encoding glutamate racemase; amino-acid sequence: MHDGPIGVFDSGLGGLTVLQALADLLPHEDLVYFGDTARYPYGDRTAPELRRFSDQIADLLVAAGAKMLVVACNSATAAALEPLRARLTVPVIGVVEPGLRAAAKVSRSRRTVVIGTRMTAASGIYERTAAGLDLALDLEVLACPGFVELVEEGRTDTPEAVRVVHDRLAPLLRARTDTLVLGCTHYPLLARAIGRVVGRHVTLVSSADETAFEVRDLLQRTGWLSQRRRDGRRTFVTSGSPSRFAELGQRFLGTPLDDVRGHVWDVTGRRVSA